Proteins from a single region of Vicia villosa cultivar HV-30 ecotype Madison, WI unplaced genomic scaffold, Vvil1.0 ctg.001429F_1_1, whole genome shotgun sequence:
- the LOC131635108 gene encoding NAC domain-containing protein 76-like, which translates to MMMQGSGELTVPPGFRFHPTDEELLYYYLRKKVSYEAIDLDVIREVDLNRLEPWDLKDKCRIGSGPQNEWYFFSHKDKKYPTGTRTNRATTAGFWKATGRDKAIYHTNSKRIGMRKTLVFYTGRAPHGHKTDWIMHEYRLDDDDNAEVQEDGWVVCRVFKKKNTTRGYQQEVEEEDHMINHMRSTNGGPCHQMLEQKHHHHHHMQQLGLYDFNNNHHNNFDGTIHLPQLFSPESSALAPQPPPPTSFHNSSMDILECSQNLLRLTTTNTTSGLNLMQQQQHQQGERLINGGDWSFLDKLLASHHHGNMDQNLRNKLCNPLHNQQAASADVGSTSAQKFPFHYLGCEPHSHDIMKFSK; encoded by the exons atgatgatgcaaggaagtGGAGAATTAACAGTTCCTCCGGGGTTCAGGTTCCACCCTACTGATGAAGAGCTTCTTTACTATTACCTGAGGAAGAAAGTTTCTTATGAAGCCATTGATCTTGATGTTATCAGAGAAGTTGATCTAAACAGACTTGAGCCTTGGGACCTCAAAG ATAAGTGTAGGATTGGATCAGGGCCACAGAATGAGTGGTATTTCTTCAGCCACAAGGACAAGAAATACCCAACAGGAACAAGAACAAATAGAGCAACTACAGCTGGGTTTTGGAAAGCAACTGGAAGAGACAAAGCCATATATCACACAAATTCCAAAAGGATTGGTATGAGGAAAACCCTAGTCTTCTACACTGGACGTGCTCCTCATGGCCACAAAACTGACTGGATCATGCATGAGTACCGTCTTGACGACGATGATAATGCAGAAGTTCAG gaagATGGATGGGTTGTATGTAGggttttcaaaaagaaaaacacAACCAGAGGTTACCAACaagaagttgaagaagaagatcacatGATTAACCACATGAGGTCAACAAATGGAGGTCCATGCCATCAGATGCTAGAGCaaaaacatcatcatcatcatcacatgcAACAATTAGGACTATATGATttcaacaacaatcaccacaacaACTTTGATGGTACAATTCACCTACCACAGTTATTCAGTCCAGAATCATCAGCTCTAGCACCACAGCCACCACCACCAACTTCCTTTCACAATTCATCCATGGACATCCTTGAATGTTCTCAAAATTTGTTGAGGCTCACAACAACAAATACTACCTCTGGACTTAATCTCATGCAgcagcaacaacatcaacaaggGGAGAGGTTGATCAATGGAGGTGATTGGTCATTCTTGGATAAACTACTTGCATCTCATCACCATGGAAATATGGATCAGAATCTGAGAAACAAGTTATGTAACCCTCTTCATAATCAGCAGGCTGCATCTGCTGATGTTGGATCAACTTCTGCTCAGAAATTTCCATTTCATTACCTTGGTTGTGAGCCTCATTCTCATGATATTATGAAATTTTCAAAGTAA